The Branchiostoma lanceolatum isolate klBraLanc5 chromosome 1, klBraLanc5.hap2, whole genome shotgun sequence genomic sequence AGAGTTAATAAAAACAAGCGATTTAGAGATGAAAAATTTGATTAATCCAAGTTTTGATATTGTTCCCAACCATCGTTTACTTAGTCGATAATGGCAACTAATTAATGCTTAATTGGTCTTACGATAAACTTATCGATTTCGTACGACCATTTAAACATTTATTCATTGGCATTATCGACTATGTTTATACACTAATTTACCATCTCTTTTCTATTTGACTGTTGGCAATGgaggttttttttgttgttgcttgggTTTGTAAGAATGACAAGGCCTTTGCTGGTCTTAAGTAGACGATGGTTGGGAACAATATCAAAACTTGCATTGATcaaatttttcatttctaaattGCTTGTTTTTATTAATTCTGGACTGCATAGAAAAAACGTAAATTAAAGTTCTGCCACGACCGGACACAGTACGCATACATCGTATTCCCGTTGTTATGGTAAAgatgttgcccccctcccccccaccttGCAGCACAGTTCACTCGTGTCTACAGCGATGAGATCGGtaaaatactgcaaatgcagaaatgttcgcggtggttttatgttcgcggttttcgcggtgaactttcagcgcgaacttaaaaccactgcgacactttttgcccacctatgaccgtagcgctactattgtttcgaacgcgaacttaaaaccaccgcgaacattcaaTGTTCTGCCTACCGCGAattaaaaaccacgcgaacttaaatgcatttatagtatctatacagagaaagagagaaagaaagaaattgtgacgGACCTGCCATTGGTCGCTGTGATGTCGTCTTAGTCACGTGACTTCCACCTGCCGTTGTCACGTGACTTTTGCTTGTGGTTGTTGAAGGAAGATCCGTCACTTGACCTGCGTGTTGAAATAGGTGAGCATTAgaatgtaaagaaagaaatgtcattAGAATTATATCTATCCATCTACTTATTAATGATGTACACGTATCTCTTTATAGACGCAAAATAAAAGGACCTGCGAAAAGTACAAGTATTCTTTTTTATAGAATAACATTGTCATTATAAAATTAATGGTTCTTTTCTTTAGGTCCTTTCATAAAAGTACAATAAAGTACAATCAACTTTTTAGCCAAATattattttggcgacgcctctgaGGCGAAGACATATAGTTTCTTATTAGTGACATTCGCctagaaccgagaggtcccggattcgaaaccccgatatgccccgatgccccttgggaaaggcactttacacgacgttcctcactccacccaggtgtgaatgggtacctgacctcgcgacagttccacaaagtgcaagtgtggagcaaatatgtatctgttctgtattctatgattgtaaaccctgcagcaattcagcactggctgccattgcacgggtaatttccgACCAATTAACCATTATTATTTCAGAACACGTACTTTTCTGTGAGTCCTTTTATTAAAGTACAATAGAGTACAATCAACTTTTTAGTCAAATATTATTTTTGCGACGCCTCTGGGGCGAAGACATATAGTTTCAGAACACTTACTTGGATCAGCTGCTAAGAAGCTCGCTGAGAATCCCGTGGAGGCGTTCGCGTCATCGGTGTTGAAGATGATGTACAGCTGCTCACCGGACGAGACGATCCTGCTGGGCGGGACGTTCCCGCAGTACTCGCCGACGAGCCCCGCCGAGGTGCCCGGTCCGTCGTACACGAGGACGCTGTCGCGCGAACACGTGTCGTGGTGCTCCACGTCAAACGCGTCAAAGGCCAGCGTCACGACCATGCCGGGGTCGACGGTGATGAGCCACTCGCAGTGGTGGGAGTGGGGGTAGGTGGCCGGGTGCTGCAGTGATGAGAAGGAACCGCTAGGGCCGCTGAGGTCGCGTGGGCCGCCGCAGCCGGACTCCACCCAGGCGGTGACTGGTCTCAGGGGCGGGAGGGTGGGCGGCTGGGGTCCGCCTGGATCAAAGCATACACAATTTCACTCAAGACAGGTAAAACCGATTACAGAAGCCAACCCAATACATACATAGCTAAATAGATAATTAGATAAAGATCACACAAACATTTACGTTTCATCTTTATCCTACTACTAAACGCCAATATATCTCACTTCACAATCGTCACCAGAATTAGATTTGACGAACGTAAAGTCGCAAAGTAGcctagaaatatgcaatgtgaCATCTAGAACAATTCCGTTTAGTTATCACAGtagattatatttgatataataaagtagtaattagaattgtGGAAAAATACACCTAGATTGTTGATTATGTTATTTGTACATTGCCATATATTGTCACCGATGCAATTGGtgtacaaataaaatcatttctttctttcttgtacttcattcatttgttcatttattcattcattcatgatctTAACCTTACAACATGGAAGCCGGTGTTACTGACTCACTATTGCCACACGGTGTAGGCAGTGCCGGCGGCGTTGATGTGGAGTAGCAGGCCGAGAAACCAGTCCTGGCGTTCCTGTCGTCCGACGTAAACACGACCAAAACGTCGCCGAAGAAGATCATATCGGGCGGGGGTACGTTGGTCATGCAGTACGCCCCCTGCGGTGGTCGGCTGGCATCCCCACCATCGTACACCGTGACGGAGTCGTAGGGACAGTCGTTTGGACGAAAACCGCCCTCTACGTCCAAGGCGGTGAACTGCAGCATGGTCACCCTGCCCGGGCCGGGTGAGATCAGCCACTCGCAGGTCAGGTTGGCCGGGTAGGGGGAGGGGAAGTTGGCCGAGGAGAAGGTCCCGCTATCCGAGGTGAGCTCACGGGGTCCGCCGCAACCCGAGTCGGCACTGTTTGTGGCTATGTAGCGATTAAGAAACAGCAAAGAGCAGAGATTAGAACGTAAGATATACACGTATGAGAAATTTACTCGCTGGTATCCTTATGTACGGAAAAACGGTCTACGTACGTATGTTCCTTCCCCCCGATCTTAAAGACGATTGTGATTTCTAATGGCTTAGGATTCAAAGAGCCAATGAGAGGGAATGAAACTATATGCAAGTTTTAGGATTATTACGTCCGGTTTAGTATCTTTTCTGTACATATGAAATATCAATATATgacagtggggtcgtgtggcgtaactgCAGGGTTTTCGGCCGAGAACCCaagggttccgggttcgaatcccctgacgccaatcttgtgcccttgggaaagagtCACTTAACGCGACTTTCCCCACACCTgcaaagtgtaaaaacgggtacattatgtgtgtgggtcacgacatctgcaatagctgcctgtctcaggtgtattgcactgttgcaattccaataaaatcaaaaataaaaTCAGCAATTCGCATTGCCTATAGTAAGAAGATTAGGCAAATTTGCTGTGTGCAAAATGACAATGTAATAGGCATTTCTTTACCATGAATGTCTTCGAAAAATACAATTCGGTTGTCGCACTTATCACAAGGTAGCCTCtgccaggccccgcggatggcgggaaaatagtagaaattggccaagtatAGTTGATAGTTTGATAGTTGATAGgtagtcggctatggagagagggtccaatatgccgcAAGTGAAACccaggcaaatattctccctatatatccggcgtagttagtctcaTAGAGACTTATCACAAAGGGTGTATAGAAGGCCTTCAACTTTAAGGGCCCTCACAATACGTCTTTATCGCTGACAAGCTAACGTTGTTTATCGCTGCTAAGGCGAGGTATACCTGCGTTGATAAGATTCTTTACGTCACAGAGTACAAATCGCCACCCCAGGTCAAAGACGAAAAGATAACACAGTCTCGGCCGGCTCTATAAATGGGCAATTAGCTCACCCGTTTAACCTGGGAAGTGATAGCGAAGTTTATACAGAATGTCTTTATCAGAGTAACGCGGCATAATTAGGACGTAAACACGTTTACTGCGAGGCTGCATTTGTCAAATGTTACTTACAACATATAGTTTAAAGTAGGTATCAACGTTCAAGTGTCGACGAGAAGTACGTCTGGATAGCTTTGTATACGCACTTTATGCCATGCCGgagcctgatacgggtgttccggaccgtgtgataactatccgtatcacatgaggttctagagttgtatcacacgggcttccatacatttagaatgtatttcgagcgcgccggttgcgccgccgtagaaaattcgaataccggattcagaggttggaatcaatgttgttacagttttgtgttcgaggacacgaaactccctcaacttctggcgcattccgcattgaaatgtgttttttctagggtgggtatgacataaatgaaatacaacacggtgtacgtattccgcatcaccctcgggtgatacggaatactcaGTGATGTATTCTAAATATATACTCCACACAAGCAGAAAGCAATCGTCAACGGTTCATTCATACTCAGTACGAACTAATACAAGATCCCTATTGGTATGAGAGGTAATAATGTTTAGACATGTACCCGAGGTATACAAATTTTCATCTGCTTGGTAATTGGTAGAAAAATCTAATCAATTTGCCGACCATTTATTCGTGCTCAGCTTTGAACTTGAAGTATTACTTGTCTGTACATAAAATGTGGAAATAAATGTGAAAGAAGGAGTTCATTTATTgcatgtcaaacaaggtggaagacaaaccacattttatgtcaagttgcccatttTACGACCacaaaagaaatgagctgttaaaagaggccaccattttccatcctaatttatccatgtttacagaagaaaagataactactctcctcttaaaaacatcacaaaacccacatattacagaaaaattgggatcattcgtcttctactgtctcggaaaaagaagccgaacccaataagttagaacttagtgtcagtagttaagactagagtagtcatttgttacattgttcatcattttctgtccatccactccgtgttacatgtacatgtacttgtactcgcaattagcctacgggcaggaatttgcaacaaactttctattgttttaaaataatttttttttatcaaaatgaagcattttcgTGTGTTTATATTGTGAGTAGCAAAGGTAGCGAAGCACAGACAACTTCCATTAGTTCCGAAAAACAGGTCTAATCaatgtcaccatggcaacgggtcAACAAAGGGACACGCATAACATCCCGGCCGGGGCGAAACTCAGGACTACAACACATTCTGCAATAAGCCTGGTCTAAAGCACGGCGTGTTTCAATATTCTTCGGCGTTTTTGAAACAAGCAAACACCACCCGCGGCGATGGGAACACGTCAGCAAAATACCTTTGGGGGAAGGGACAATGGACAGGCGCGGATTTCTGTTCGGCACGACGTTACGATTCCAATATCGACCGAAACCCTTGTTATTGAAAACTTTAATTGTTCATTTAATTGGTTTAAGCCAA encodes the following:
- the LOC136421572 gene encoding bone morphogenetic protein 1-like, which gives rise to MSSVSPPPPLRTTLSSHKRLSSIALSNDSVGHISECKGHPRVLAAARRAVRRSVRRHVCSATNSADSGCGGPRELTSDSGTFSSANFPSPYPANLTCEWLISPGPGRVTMLQFTALDVEGGFRPNDCPYDSVTVYDGGDASRPPQGAYCMTNVPPPDMIFFGDVLVVFTSDDRNARTGFSACYSTSTPPALPTPCGNSGPQPPTLPPLRPVTAWVESGCGGPRDLSGPSGSFSSLQHPATYPHSHHCEWLITVDPGMVVTLAFDAFDVEHHDTCSRDSVLVYDGPGTSAGLVGEYCGNVPPSRIVSSGEQLYIIFNTDDANASTGFSASFLAADPSQVTDLPSTTTSKSHVTTAGGSHVTKTTSQRPMADPTTEEGNRPAGGATSSFQAAHMAWMLLMGAVWVLLH